TTACAATGATGATAGCAAATGTCGATAATCCTACTTAGGTTTGGGAGCTCCGTCCTGTCGCTGCTCTTATTCTCCCAGTTTCTTTGGATATGATCATAATCTGATTGAGATATTACTTTGAAATTGTCTATTTGCAATAAGATGAAAATTATGTTCCAAGAAGGTGGTGATTCCAGTCATTCTCCTTTGAAGGAGTTTTGAAGGTGAGAAGGGTATTAAAATATTCTGGGATGACGGAAATTGATCAAGTGGTAGCAAATATGACCGTGGGCTTGAGTCGAATACTGTACATTTCGGGACAGTTTTGAATTTAATCATGTTTGGGGTTGATTCGGGTTATTGCAGGTCATTACTGTGATTGTTTTTAGATCTCAAGTATAGACATCAAGTGTGAATGTGAATTTTATATTAGCGTTTTTCAGGTTGGGTGGTCGGCCTATTGTTTCAAGCAATGTCAGTTATAATCCAACAAAGTCTATTGGATCCTGTCATTTCGGGTTACGTTAGGCTTTTACAACTCCAAGTATGTCGGGTTTGGTCTTTTTTGGTTTGTTAAGTATGACAATTGCAGAGATTTTGTACTCCTCCGTCTTCTTGTCTTCCCTCCAAATTCTCTAATCCAACCAAGACCGTAGTCTCGAGATTGATCAACCTAGAATTGTAATGGTCTTCCTTGAACCCAAATGAAATATTTACATTAAATAGTAGGGAGCAAAGAAAGGGAAATATATACGCAAAACGGTAATAGTACAGAAAAGTATTTACATTTACTGCTTCATATATAGTAGCTCATAATATACATCTCTAGTACTGCTATACATGAAAATATGAAATGATAAATGTATATTTATACAAATGTtcattatttatatattatactcgtattatatatatatacacatgtacaaatacaaaaaaaaaaaaaacaaaacatataTTGCTTAAATACAAGTTTTAGAAAATAAAAGTAGGATTAGTGTCGTAGGCTTTAATCCATGGGAATCCAGCATCCATGCAAACCATAAGGAAGACCATATGGAAACTTTGCTCGAGCAATCTCTTCAAAGGTTGAGCCATCTAGAATCAATGCATATCCTTCTCCATTTTTCCCACTTACCACTGTTATCACCACTCCTGCACATTTCACCCGCCCCTTAATTTTAAGTCGGTATCTATTTACGAatatattattgtttttttttttttttttatctattTACGAATATATTATTAGCCATTCTTTAATATGATGGAGTAGTTTACGTAGTATGTTTAAGTGTTTAACCGTGTTTTTCGAATACTAAGTACATACCATCGTCTTCTTCAGTTGCGCCTGGCCGAGCCACGAAGAACGGCTCAGAAGGAATTGAACCCTCCTCATGCCAATTTTTGGCTTTCTTTTCAAACAAGTCAATCTGCACCAAAGGAACCAAAGCTATTTATTTGTCATGTTGTATATCAAAAGGTGGAACATTATGAGTAGTTCTGGAAAGGTGTATACAATAGTATGTACCTTAGTAATGGTATTGGGAAAGTTACAAGGTCTTCTAGCTCCACAAGCATAGGCGTACCGATATTTCTTGCCCAAGTAGGCGGGGTTTATACTACACATGTCTATGCCTCTTCCATGTTCCTCTGCATCCACTGCGGTCTCTAGCTTCCCGTATGGCATCCCATCCATTGGTATTATGAATCGACCAACCCTGCAATTGTATTTATGTTTATAATAGTAATATTATGGACACCGTGACTTAATAGTACCGGTGACACCCTATTATTCATTTTTGAAAGTGTGAAGTGTGCACGTACCTAGCATTCGGAAGCACATCTTGACCGGTAGAGGAGCGCAAATTGCTCAATCTAAGCTTGTCAAGTATAGAAGTATCGGCGTTGTGTTCACAACAATCTGCAACTATTGCTGTCACATTCCCTTCTTCGTCTTTCTCCTCGTACGCGTTTATAAAATGGAATGTCAAGAATAATGGCACCTCAACCGTTGCCACCTACATTTCAATTATACAAACTTTATATTTTTGAAGCTTTTATCATACAAATTATACGAGTAGCTTttatattttgtcaatttgtagGAAACCCGGATGCTTGAGCGTGCATTCGTCTAAAGATCGTTTAGGGTGTTTAGCGTCTAATCATTCATATAATTTTTAGGAATAATGGTCTCCTTTGATTTTGGTTAGCGGTTTTTCTTTCTAATTGATCGAGATTTTGATAATATTTTTTCATATGATCGCCGCAGCTTTTTACTTCTAAAAGTTTTACAAAATTGATGCAAAACTTACCAAGAGACCACTCACTCTATGCATAACATGCAAAAAGGCCTTGGACTCAGGGTGCCACTCAAACTTGTAAAGTGGTGTAGGCTTAGCTCTTAGCAAATTCCTAACACAATATCTCAAGGGCATTTCCGGTACGATAATATAATTTTCCGTAACAGGGAATGAGTGGACCCACCCAGGAGTGGGTCCACCACGACAGTTTATTCGACCAATAACCCGTCGACCGTTTTCTCCAGCTGCCATCCGAACAACTAGGTAGCCGGGGTGAACCAAGTCCGGAAGCAAAGTCAAGAATTCATCATCGGTCACTATTGGATGAGCCGAGTGCAAGAGTAGCCTTCCAAAAGggtcattgaactcaaattttccCAACGTTTCCAATGTGTTAGGGTCAATTACTATAGATCCTTTTTGTGTCTCAGTCAGACATACTACTCGTCCATCACCAAGCTTCACCACACCTATATTTGAGACATAGTAAAAAGTTGTTAAACTTTTAGTTAAGAAAATGTTTAGTTAATACCGTGTAAGGCGGTTTTACACAAATTTATCGTAAAACGAGATCTTTTAGTAACCACTTTTACCCACTAATAAGACCGTGTTTGGATCCGTTTTACAACTATATTAGTATAAAACCGCCAAGACTTGCAATGTTTTCTTCTCAAAGTTTTCGAAATATATTTACCTGTATTGGCATTATCAGTAAGCGACGCACCAGAGAAGAGGCTAGCCAGGTCGCCAATATAATCAAGAAAATTATTTGTTTTAGGACATTCAGAAAATTCACGGTAACATATTTTGCCAGTATTCTTAGCGGCCTTGTATGCATCGGACTCGAGTTGGCGGTGACCGGCAACAAGCCTACCGTCCTCAAAATGAAGCTTGACAAGAGTGGAGTAGCCATCAAAGAGATGCCTGAAGTGGTGGTCTCCCATATGCCATAACCCTGGCCCATTTCTTAGATATGTTCCCCGCTACATTCAACATTATATTCGTTTTGGTTAATAAAATATTGTCCTATACATGGTTAAATATCCTTAAAATATATGATGGACGTATTGCTAATATACTGTAACATGTTGCGACGTATTGCTCATGTGTTGCTCACTAATCATACTATTATGTCACTAATGTGCTGCAATAAGAGACATAATTATTGGTTGGACGGCTTTTTGGAAGCCATATCTTCGTTTATTGGGTTGGTCTCCTTGAGGCGGACTATTTCTGTCTAAAATAATAAAACGGGGTCGGGTTTTAAGACTGTTTTATAGTTAAATGTGACCACTTTTGAAAAAAACGTTACCAATAGCTGTAACACTAGCTAATTGGTCCATTGTGGTTACAATTGACCATAAAATAATCACAAAATTCCGTC
The Silene latifolia isolate original U9 population chromosome 11, ASM4854445v1, whole genome shotgun sequence genome window above contains:
- the LOC141614500 gene encoding carotenoid cleavage dioxygenase 8 homolog B, chloroplastic, translated to MWEVMRFGKRRKLSQKFIGSYEILDRIGEVAYRLALPPSLDRVHNVFHVSQFRKYVIDPSHVLEVENIELDEALTYAEVPKEILERKRNRARTDNCIECPDTVLKSINSTRKMRAIYWQNDNNNNNNNNNNNNNNNNNNNNNNNNNNNNNNNNNNNNNNNNNNNNNNNNNKNNNNNNLTITHVATKPPPVVVAPPKQEEKEATCDGGSSLAAWTSIRQERWEGELQVEGELPLWLRGTYLRNGPGLWHMGDHHFRHLFDGYSTLVKLHFEDGRLVAGHRQLESDAYKAAKNTGKICYREFSECPKTNNFLDYIGDLASLFSGASLTDNANTGVVKLGDGRVVCLTETQKGSIVIDPNTLETLGKFEFNDPFGRLLLHSAHPIVTDDEFLTLLPDLVHPGYLVVRMAAGENGRRVIGRINCRGGPTPGWVHSFPVTENYIIVPEMPLRYCVRNLLRAKPTPLYKFEWHPESKAFLHVMHRVSGLLVATVEVPLFLTFHFINAYEEKDEEGNVTAIVADCCEHNADTSILDKLRLSNLRSSTGQDVLPNARVGRFIIPMDGMPYGKLETAVDAEEHGRGIDMCSINPAYLGKKYRYAYACGARRPCNFPNTITKIDLFEKKAKNWHEEGSIPSEPFFVARPGATEEDDGVVITVVSGKNGEGYALILDGSTFEEIARAKFPYGLPYGLHGCWIPMD